One part of the Musa acuminata AAA Group cultivar baxijiao chromosome BXJ1-5, Cavendish_Baxijiao_AAA, whole genome shotgun sequence genome encodes these proteins:
- the LOC135673076 gene encoding ubiquitin-conjugating enzyme E2 34-like, translated as MTEKACVRRLQKEFQDLCKEPPPQIVAHPSPSDILDWHFVLEGSEGTPFAGGYYYGKLKFQPDYPYKPPSISLITPNGRFATNKKICLSMSDYHPESWNPIWSVSSILTGLLSFMMDDHQTTGSIKTSDDEKRQLAKASLAYNCESKNCSNFRKLFPEYVEKYQQQQALLQSISGLQTKDDSRPPSTVAEESAKQGENRKVAYDAPKGRQRKQFPLWLLLLVVSVFGGVMALPLLQL; from the exons TTGCAAG GAACCACCTCCGCAGATTGTGGCTCATCCTTCTCCCAGTGATATTTTGGATTGGC ATTTTGTTCTTGAAGGAAGTGAAGGGACACCATTTGCAG GTGGATATTACTATGGGAAACTGAAATTTCAACCTGATTATCCATACAAGCCTCCCAGTATCAG CCTGATAACGCCTAATGGACGATTTGCCACTAATAAAAAGATCTGCTTGTCTATGAGCGACT atcatcCTGAGTCCTGGAATCCTATTTGGTCTGTCTCAAG CATATTGACAGGACTTCTTTCGTTCATG ATGGATGATCACCAGACCACTGGTAGCATTAAGACTTCGGATGATGAAAAGCGACAACTAGCCAAGGCTTCGCTTGCTTATAATTGTGAGAG CAAAAATTGTTCAAACTTTAGGAAGCTTTTTCCGGAATACGTAGAGAAGTACCAGCAACAACAGGCTCTGCTGCAGTCTATCTCAGGACTGCAGACAAAGGATGACTCAAGGCCTCCTTCCACCGTGGCCGAAGAATCTGCAAAACAAGGTGAAAACAGAAAGGTCGCTTACGATGCCCCTAAAGGAAGGCAGAGGAAGCAATTTCCCTTGTGGCTACTGCTGCTGGTAGTGTCAGTCTTTGGTGGTGTTATGGCCTTGCCCCTCCTACAGCTTTGA
- the LOC135673075 gene encoding uncharacterized protein LOC135673075 isoform X2 yields the protein MALYKHLLSTSFYGFSHMSEANQQGRRHRSILVRMDMGSQVGSVNVLGLKSCLDRHDGVFRKADGEIQRAHCVAPHHHLVQGSDFVLSEDVGLKLANEGGSYKHGFPIGFPAYPVTKKLVVAVDVDEVLGSFLAALNKFIANRYSSNHSVSEYYVYEFFKIWKCSRAEADIRVHEFFKTSYFKTGIHPIPGARYALHKLSTFCNLSVVTSRQNAIKDHTLEWIEKYYPGLFKEIHFGNHFALDGISRPKSKICRSLGAHVLIDDNPKYALECAEVGIRVLLFDYDNSYPWSKTGSATSHPMVTKVHNWRQVEQQLVSWALTVV from the exons ATGGCTTTGTATAAGCATCTCCTGTCGACGAGTTTCTATGGGTTTAGCCACATGAGCGAGGCTAATCAGCAGGGCAGACGTCATAGGAGTATCTTGGTTCGCATGGACATGGGTTCCCAAGTCGGTTCCGTCAACGTCTTGGGCTTGAAGAGCTGCTTGGACCGTCATGACGGTGTTTTTAGAAAGGCAGATGGCGAAATCCAAAGGGCTCATTGTGTGGCACCGCACCACCATTTGGTTCAAGGTTCTGATTTCGTTCTTTCGGAGGATGTGGGGTTGAAGTTGGCAAATGAAGGTGGATCATACAAACATGGATTTCCTATAGGATTTCCAGCCTATCCGGTGACCAAGAAATTGGTCGTTGCTGTTGATGTAGATGAAG TGCTTGGAAGCTTTCTCGCAGCTCTGAACAAATTTATTGCTAATCGATACTCCTCCAATCATTCTGTATCAGAGTATTATGTGTATGAGTTTTTCAAG ATCTGGAAATGTTCTCGAGCTGAAG CTGATATCCGTGTTCATGAGTTCTTCAAAACTTCGTACTTCAAAACGGGCATTCATCCCATCCCTGGTGCTCGATACGCTCTCCATAAATTGTCGACTTTTTGCAACCTATCTGTGGTGAC ATCTCGACAGAATGCTATCAAGGATCACAcacttgagtggatagagaagtaCTATCCTGGCTTGTTTAAGGAGATTCACTTTGGCAACCATTTTGCACTAGATGGAATTTCAAGGCCGAAATCCAAGATTTGCAG ATCTCTGGGAGCCCATGTTCTGATTGATGACAACCCAAAATATGCTCTTGAGTGTGCCGAAGTCGGTATCAGGGTCCTCCTCTTTGACTATGACAATTCTTACCCATGGTCCAAGACAGGTTCAGCTACTTCTCATCCAATGGTGACCAAGGTCCATAACTGGCGACAAGTAGAACAGCAGCTGGTCTCATGGGCACTAACTGTAGTTTAG
- the LOC135673075 gene encoding uncharacterized protein LOC135673075 isoform X1, whose amino-acid sequence MLKREGLRSCFYFLQTRWSDRASPMALYKHLLSTSFYGFSHMSEANQQGRRHRSILVRMDMGSQVGSVNVLGLKSCLDRHDGVFRKADGEIQRAHCVAPHHHLVQGSDFVLSEDVGLKLANEGGSYKHGFPIGFPAYPVTKKLVVAVDVDEVLGSFLAALNKFIANRYSSNHSVSEYYVYEFFKIWKCSRAEADIRVHEFFKTSYFKTGIHPIPGARYALHKLSTFCNLSVVTSRQNAIKDHTLEWIEKYYPGLFKEIHFGNHFALDGISRPKSKICRSLGAHVLIDDNPKYALECAEVGIRVLLFDYDNSYPWSKTGSATSHPMVTKVHNWRQVEQQLVSWALTVV is encoded by the exons ATGTTAAAGCGAGAAGGCCTGCGATCGTGCTTTTATTTTCTCCAGACCCGTTGGAGCGATCGCGCTTCCCCTATGGCTTTGTATAAGCATCTCCTGTCGACGAGTTTCTATGGGTTTAGCCACATGAGCGAGGCTAATCAGCAGGGCAGACGTCATAGGAGTATCTTGGTTCGCATGGACATGGGTTCCCAAGTCGGTTCCGTCAACGTCTTGGGCTTGAAGAGCTGCTTGGACCGTCATGACGGTGTTTTTAGAAAGGCAGATGGCGAAATCCAAAGGGCTCATTGTGTGGCACCGCACCACCATTTGGTTCAAGGTTCTGATTTCGTTCTTTCGGAGGATGTGGGGTTGAAGTTGGCAAATGAAGGTGGATCATACAAACATGGATTTCCTATAGGATTTCCAGCCTATCCGGTGACCAAGAAATTGGTCGTTGCTGTTGATGTAGATGAAG TGCTTGGAAGCTTTCTCGCAGCTCTGAACAAATTTATTGCTAATCGATACTCCTCCAATCATTCTGTATCAGAGTATTATGTGTATGAGTTTTTCAAG ATCTGGAAATGTTCTCGAGCTGAAG CTGATATCCGTGTTCATGAGTTCTTCAAAACTTCGTACTTCAAAACGGGCATTCATCCCATCCCTGGTGCTCGATACGCTCTCCATAAATTGTCGACTTTTTGCAACCTATCTGTGGTGAC ATCTCGACAGAATGCTATCAAGGATCACAcacttgagtggatagagaagtaCTATCCTGGCTTGTTTAAGGAGATTCACTTTGGCAACCATTTTGCACTAGATGGAATTTCAAGGCCGAAATCCAAGATTTGCAG ATCTCTGGGAGCCCATGTTCTGATTGATGACAACCCAAAATATGCTCTTGAGTGTGCCGAAGTCGGTATCAGGGTCCTCCTCTTTGACTATGACAATTCTTACCCATGGTCCAAGACAGGTTCAGCTACTTCTCATCCAATGGTGACCAAGGTCCATAACTGGCGACAAGTAGAACAGCAGCTGGTCTCATGGGCACTAACTGTAGTTTAG